A portion of the Bdellovibrio bacteriovorus genome contains these proteins:
- a CDS encoding polyketide synthase, producing MKNVAITGMGCIFSHSPNTEQFWVNILSGKSFREKVPLSRWNPQGTEDDNKKYFVQYEAAVVDDSLISELRKKWNIDKDATRLEVMVESAAREAIGYKGAPSGRGGLVLGMMNPDDEFNLSLGQRFDVEFIKKAGGNSRQSQEFLDFEDSIRKKYKKEYDFADRYGSHLILDRIQNRLGLSEDSIIVDAACASSIAAMDIAMTMIRSDQWDYALVGGAETNLSQGSFKAFDVVGALSKKGCKPFDRESDGLLQGEGCGLLLIQKIKDGEKSSVFISSVGGASDGRTTSLFQPNVEGQTLAYRRAHKQLNFQLDYLEAHGTGTVVGDQTEVSSIVDFFKGQKIPTSSTKFQFGHTKAAAGAAGLIKAIKMLEQQKIPQVKYLNNPITDQLLLKLEERNVSGEINSVGVSSFGFGGSSFHCVVSKNPQAEKAEPANNVVMLSKVGLSRADFSIDKFLETNTFYKIPPNSRSNIDAMQILGLAATLEAFSDMNRDLSVWPFEDTAVISTSTLGLEVSELMAKKLKLESYIKYFESHPGSRSAEILNDLKKDLEKIGMNEDFATGVLNNVIAGRVCHAFDMRGISYNIEAGPRSLSVARNLLFHKIAFGENPLGVLIHVLEKGAGPDLTREGVEVEIYAQEQLANKLFLKPKLEVGVR from the coding sequence ATGAAAAACGTCGCGATCACCGGCATGGGATGCATTTTTTCGCATTCCCCAAATACGGAACAATTCTGGGTCAATATTCTGTCGGGAAAAAGCTTCAGGGAAAAAGTGCCACTTTCTCGGTGGAACCCGCAAGGAACCGAAGACGATAATAAAAAATATTTCGTACAGTATGAAGCCGCAGTGGTTGATGACTCCCTTATTTCTGAACTTCGGAAAAAATGGAATATTGACAAAGATGCCACACGTCTTGAGGTGATGGTGGAATCAGCGGCCCGTGAAGCTATTGGATATAAAGGCGCGCCTTCCGGCAGAGGTGGACTTGTCTTAGGTATGATGAATCCTGATGATGAATTCAATCTAAGCCTAGGGCAAAGATTTGACGTAGAATTTATAAAAAAGGCCGGAGGAAATTCGCGGCAGTCTCAAGAGTTTTTAGATTTCGAGGATTCAATTCGGAAAAAATATAAGAAGGAATATGACTTCGCCGATCGCTATGGCAGCCATCTTATCTTGGATCGAATTCAAAACAGACTGGGCCTTTCAGAGGACTCTATTATTGTTGATGCTGCTTGTGCCTCGTCGATAGCGGCGATGGATATCGCAATGACGATGATTCGTTCTGATCAGTGGGATTACGCTTTGGTTGGCGGCGCGGAAACAAATCTGTCTCAAGGCTCATTCAAAGCTTTTGATGTCGTAGGTGCCTTGTCCAAGAAAGGATGCAAGCCATTTGATCGCGAAAGTGATGGCTTGTTGCAGGGTGAGGGCTGCGGATTACTTCTCATTCAAAAAATAAAAGACGGCGAGAAAAGTTCGGTTTTCATTTCGTCAGTGGGCGGTGCTAGTGATGGCCGCACCACCAGTCTTTTTCAGCCCAATGTCGAAGGACAGACACTGGCTTATCGACGGGCTCATAAGCAATTGAACTTCCAGCTGGACTATTTAGAGGCTCACGGCACGGGAACGGTGGTCGGTGATCAGACAGAGGTTTCTTCGATCGTTGATTTTTTCAAGGGACAAAAAATTCCAACGTCTTCTACCAAATTTCAGTTCGGGCATACTAAGGCGGCGGCTGGGGCTGCCGGCTTGATCAAGGCAATTAAGATGCTTGAGCAGCAAAAGATCCCTCAGGTTAAGTACCTGAACAATCCGATTACGGATCAGCTGCTTTTAAAACTGGAAGAAAGAAATGTTTCTGGAGAGATCAATAGTGTAGGGGTTTCGTCTTTCGGTTTTGGTGGAAGCAGCTTTCATTGCGTAGTTTCCAAAAATCCCCAGGCTGAAAAAGCAGAGCCTGCTAATAACGTCGTCATGCTCTCTAAAGTCGGCTTAAGCAGAGCCGACTTTTCGATCGACAAGTTTTTGGAAACCAATACGTTCTATAAAATCCCACCCAACAGTCGATCTAATATCGATGCCATGCAGATCTTAGGTTTGGCGGCCACTCTTGAAGCCTTCTCAGATATGAACCGGGACTTAAGCGTGTGGCCTTTTGAAGATACTGCCGTCATTTCCACAAGCACCTTAGGGCTAGAAGTTTCAGAACTGATGGCAAAAAAGCTCAAGCTAGAGTCTTACATTAAATACTTTGAATCGCACCCCGGATCTCGATCTGCAGAAATTTTGAACGACCTTAAAAAAGATCTAGAAAAAATTGGGATGAATGAGGATTTCGCCACAGGCGTTTTAAATAACGTTATTGCCGGTCGGGTTTGCCATGCATTCGATATGCGGGGGATTAGTTACAATATCGAAGCAGGCCCTCGATCGCTAAGTGTAGCGCGAAACCTGCTTTTTCATAAAATTGCGTTCGGAGAAAATCCTTTGGGTGTACTTATCCATGTCTTAGAAAAGGGCGCGGGACCGGATCTCACTCGCGAGGGAGTTGAAGTAGAAATCTATGCCCAGGAACAATTGGCCAATAAGCTATTCTTAAAACCAAAGCTTGAAGTGGGCGTGCGATGA
- a CDS encoding cystathionine gamma-synthase, which yields MKKVTENLGFSTRAIHAGQSPDPTTGAIMTPLYLTSTFVQESPGVHKGWEYSRTHNPTRRAYEDCLASLESGKYGFAFASGCAATATILHLLKGGDHVIAMDDMYGGTFRLFDKVLKHDGIDFTFADLTKFENFEKAIKPNTKLVWLETPTNPTLKLVDIKKIAAVAKSKGILVAVDNTFMSPYFQRPLELGADIVVHSATKYIGGHSDIVGGIAVTSSDAIAERLAFLSNSMGTTLGAFDSFMYLRSLKTLPLRMKAHQENAMAIAKFLETHPKVEKVIYPGLSSHPQHVLAKEQMHGFGGMITFYIKGGLESARKFLENVNVFSLAESLGGVESLIEHPAIMTHASVPPENRKALGIDDSLIRLSVGVEDLQDLLNDLKTAFDKA from the coding sequence ATGAAAAAAGTGACTGAAAATCTTGGTTTTTCTACTCGCGCAATTCATGCAGGGCAATCCCCAGACCCTACAACAGGCGCGATTATGACTCCGCTTTATTTGACATCGACATTTGTTCAAGAATCACCGGGCGTTCATAAAGGTTGGGAATACTCTCGCACCCATAATCCTACTCGTCGCGCGTACGAAGACTGCTTGGCGAGCCTTGAAAGCGGTAAGTATGGATTTGCCTTCGCTTCGGGTTGTGCGGCAACGGCGACCATCCTGCACCTTTTAAAAGGTGGGGATCATGTTATCGCCATGGATGATATGTACGGCGGAACTTTCCGCTTATTTGATAAAGTTTTAAAGCATGACGGTATTGATTTTACATTTGCCGACCTGACTAAGTTTGAAAACTTTGAAAAGGCGATCAAACCTAACACCAAGCTTGTCTGGTTAGAAACGCCGACCAATCCGACATTAAAATTAGTGGATATTAAGAAGATAGCGGCCGTGGCGAAATCTAAAGGCATTCTGGTCGCGGTCGATAATACTTTTATGAGCCCTTATTTCCAACGCCCTTTAGAGTTGGGTGCGGATATCGTGGTTCACTCCGCCACTAAATACATCGGTGGTCATAGTGATATCGTGGGGGGTATCGCGGTGACTTCAAGTGATGCGATTGCTGAAAGATTGGCTTTCTTAAGCAACTCTATGGGTACGACTTTGGGGGCGTTTGACTCTTTCATGTATCTAAGAAGTCTTAAAACTTTGCCGTTACGTATGAAAGCTCATCAAGAAAATGCGATGGCGATCGCGAAATTCTTAGAAACTCATCCTAAAGTGGAAAAAGTAATTTATCCGGGTCTTTCAAGCCATCCTCAGCATGTTCTAGCAAAAGAACAAATGCATGGTTTTGGCGGAATGATTACTTTTTATATTAAGGGCGGATTGGAATCGGCCCGTAAGTTCCTAGAAAATGTGAATGTTTTCTCTTTGGCAGAGAGCTTAGGGGGTGTTGAAAGCCTTATTGAGCATCCGGCGATCATGACGCATGCCTCCGTGCCGCCTGAAAACCGCAAGGCTTTGGGCATTGACGATTCTTTGATTCGTCTTTCGGTAGGGGTTGAGGACCTTCAAGACTTACTTAACGATCTAAAAACTGCTTTTGATAAAGCCTAA
- a CDS encoding acyltransferase domain-containing protein produces the protein MKEIFFKEVTAQLSPKAAYIFPGQGSFDVNESRNLYNKSVRFKEWVRKADELSKKFKFPSPLAYLTQKQKKEDAAYLSSEEAFQVNLLQLTQQCYLYEEFCRKLTLPNIVTAHSFGEYAAFYASGILNFETVYHIVGLREQASPAPGTLGGLVVLSSGTDEFRALAISKDQQIANINSKKQITVAVAKTNIKSFLRDLRANKIAATELRRVGRPYHSTLMSPSEKSFKESVLKIDFEISPVKIPLLSSVNQKIYEKEYVFERAELICVICEQLLRPVLFLKQIDSLLSYGVTGAVEMGSSSVVSPFVKSVSNGAIQSFSARDYEVKEEEAGAVSQFKIKDHKVFKMVGDFISQITGYSIEEIRLEQRLEEDLRIDSIKKAEILFRSFKERNVDIGANLEIAKLKRVGDIVQLLEGMKQRDASLTDQEVHFELKKGSWVQVPHPILGPIGEEPALQTLLDGDDFALKQFATDKYLMSLKTLSKNDLGEKEIVEKLNNIYSSLAQIRERGGNFYFILSGQESRWFNAVKAFLKCIALEFGTMAFKAVDVDSSSEFEKAAYQEFFEHSLKEIRYRGGRRESLALTALQPEDFDLGHMPRHVFSIGGSKGILKTFFEGSSFPDTHLTIVGRSNYQPTKVNWKSVTYLQVDAENPSSLLAALKKAESNFGEIDLIFDASGREYSQLFERKEAKEIIEEIRSKNLSVEGMSRYFSSRSLKPTIYKLNSISASHGNMGQSIYAFSNEWACWDDNITPIYLPPTDQVGMTEDPMVLRSVKMLGLKLLSADHIVELFKRLMLTRPKSVYLMSDQNQLMTGFQGQPNPHAFMSIGRRRDSDLHFYQTLDLAKQNFLNDHKISGQRIAPASLFFAELVVAYKSYFQAFPNLESYDLKNLITLEVGPVEVRTVCEFPKEGVLRIKVQSQLENFETVSGSLIQHTPLGFHSGLNLQNELEIGDFYSDKFLELSGMFVNLEWVRVDSQGRLVGKLKKYQKPAHLDEETYQLMNTFEACFLMVGGQVMWSEKMTMVPAHLSNVSIDFSKKGECRYILVKEIRPLSDSRWEGKCDVLNDEGQVVMSLNKMQGEIVIKYETLPVGYHAINESLW, from the coding sequence ATGAAAGAAATTTTCTTCAAGGAAGTGACCGCACAATTAAGTCCGAAAGCCGCATATATCTTTCCCGGTCAAGGCTCTTTTGATGTTAACGAATCCAGAAATCTTTATAACAAGTCGGTGAGATTTAAAGAATGGGTGCGAAAAGCCGACGAGCTTTCAAAAAAATTTAAATTCCCATCTCCCCTTGCCTATTTGACTCAAAAACAAAAAAAAGAAGACGCCGCCTATCTTTCGTCGGAAGAAGCTTTTCAAGTGAATCTTTTGCAGTTGACTCAACAGTGCTATCTTTATGAGGAGTTTTGTCGAAAGCTGACTTTGCCCAATATTGTAACTGCGCATAGCTTCGGCGAATACGCGGCTTTTTATGCCAGTGGAATTCTTAATTTTGAAACTGTCTATCACATCGTGGGACTCAGAGAGCAGGCAAGCCCGGCACCAGGAACTTTGGGTGGTTTGGTAGTTCTTTCAAGCGGGACGGATGAGTTCCGCGCGCTTGCGATTAGCAAAGATCAGCAAATAGCCAATATAAATTCTAAAAAACAAATTACAGTTGCTGTCGCAAAAACAAACATCAAATCTTTTTTGCGGGATTTGCGTGCCAATAAAATTGCCGCTACTGAACTTAGGCGCGTGGGGCGTCCTTATCATTCAACCCTGATGAGCCCGTCTGAAAAATCATTTAAAGAAAGTGTTTTAAAAATTGATTTTGAGATTTCGCCGGTCAAAATACCCCTGCTTTCTTCTGTAAATCAAAAAATTTACGAAAAAGAATATGTTTTTGAACGCGCAGAATTGATTTGCGTTATTTGTGAGCAGCTTTTAAGGCCAGTGCTTTTTCTTAAGCAGATAGATTCATTATTAAGCTATGGAGTCACCGGGGCGGTGGAGATGGGAAGCAGCTCCGTTGTATCACCGTTCGTTAAATCTGTTTCTAATGGCGCGATTCAGTCTTTTTCTGCTCGTGATTATGAAGTCAAAGAAGAAGAAGCAGGAGCTGTCAGTCAATTTAAAATTAAGGACCATAAAGTCTTTAAAATGGTTGGCGATTTTATTAGTCAGATCACGGGCTACAGCATTGAAGAAATTCGTTTGGAACAAAGACTTGAGGAAGATCTGCGGATTGATTCGATCAAAAAAGCAGAGATTTTATTTCGATCTTTTAAAGAACGAAATGTCGATATCGGCGCTAATCTAGAAATTGCCAAACTAAAAAGAGTTGGCGACATCGTGCAACTTTTAGAGGGCATGAAGCAAAGAGATGCTTCGCTGACAGACCAAGAAGTTCACTTTGAATTAAAAAAAGGCTCTTGGGTTCAGGTCCCGCATCCAATCTTAGGCCCCATTGGTGAAGAGCCCGCACTTCAAACTTTGCTTGATGGTGATGATTTTGCACTAAAGCAGTTCGCCACAGATAAATATTTGATGAGTTTGAAGACGTTAAGCAAAAACGACCTTGGCGAAAAAGAAATTGTCGAAAAATTAAATAATATCTATTCAAGCCTAGCGCAGATTCGCGAGCGAGGTGGAAATTTCTATTTTATTTTATCGGGTCAAGAAAGTCGTTGGTTTAATGCAGTTAAGGCGTTCCTTAAATGCATTGCCCTTGAATTTGGTACGATGGCTTTTAAGGCGGTCGATGTTGATAGCTCCTCTGAATTCGAAAAAGCGGCCTATCAAGAATTCTTCGAACACTCTTTAAAAGAAATTCGTTATCGAGGGGGCCGTCGTGAATCTTTAGCCCTGACCGCGTTGCAACCAGAAGACTTTGATTTAGGTCATATGCCTCGACATGTGTTTTCGATTGGTGGTTCTAAGGGCATTCTAAAAACCTTTTTTGAGGGCTCTTCATTTCCGGACACTCACCTAACAATTGTGGGGCGATCAAATTATCAACCGACAAAAGTGAATTGGAAGTCAGTCACATATCTTCAAGTGGATGCAGAAAATCCATCCTCATTATTAGCGGCCCTAAAAAAAGCCGAGTCTAATTTTGGTGAGATTGATTTGATTTTTGATGCCAGCGGACGGGAATACAGCCAGCTTTTTGAAAGAAAAGAGGCTAAAGAAATTATTGAAGAGATTCGAAGTAAAAACCTTTCCGTGGAGGGCATGAGTAGGTATTTCAGTTCAAGATCTCTTAAGCCAACAATCTATAAGCTGAATTCAATTTCCGCTTCACATGGAAATATGGGCCAATCTATTTACGCCTTTAGTAACGAGTGGGCGTGCTGGGATGATAATATAACGCCGATATATCTTCCTCCGACGGACCAGGTGGGCATGACCGAAGACCCGATGGTATTACGTTCCGTAAAAATGTTGGGCCTAAAACTTCTAAGTGCCGATCATATTGTAGAGCTGTTTAAACGATTAATGCTGACAAGACCCAAATCCGTTTACCTGATGTCGGATCAAAATCAGCTTATGACTGGATTTCAGGGTCAGCCCAATCCGCATGCATTTATGAGTATCGGACGTCGTCGGGATTCGGATTTACACTTTTATCAAACGCTGGATCTAGCAAAGCAGAATTTCCTAAATGACCACAAGATTTCAGGGCAAAGAATTGCGCCAGCCAGTCTGTTTTTCGCTGAATTGGTCGTCGCCTATAAAAGCTATTTTCAGGCGTTTCCAAATTTAGAATCCTACGATCTAAAAAATCTTATCACTCTTGAGGTGGGCCCTGTTGAAGTTCGCACGGTCTGTGAATTTCCAAAAGAGGGGGTTTTACGGATCAAAGTACAATCACAGCTTGAAAATTTCGAGACTGTCAGCGGCTCTTTGATTCAACACACTCCTTTAGGGTTTCATTCAGGCTTAAACTTACAAAATGAACTTGAGATTGGGGATTTTTATAGTGATAAGTTTTTAGAGCTTTCGGGAATGTTCGTAAATTTAGAATGGGTTCGTGTAGATTCCCAAGGTCGATTGGTCGGCAAACTTAAAAAATATCAAAAGCCAGCCCACTTGGATGAAGAAACATATCAGTTGATGAATACTTTTGAGGCCTGCTTTTTGATGGTGGGCGGACAAGTCATGTGGAGCGAGAAAATGACGATGGTTCCCGCACATCTTTCTAATGTTTCCATTGATTTTTCTAAGAAGGGCGAGTGTCGTTATATTTTGGTAAAAGAAATCCGTCCACTTTCTGATTCCCGCTGGGAAGGGAAGTGTGACGTACTGAACGACGAAGGCCAAGTTGTGATGAGTCTTAATAAGATGCAAGGTGAAATCGTTATCAAATATGAAACTTTGCCGGTCGGATATCACGCCATCAATGAGTCCCTATGGTAG
- a CDS encoding MlaD family protein encodes MKVETKVGLLAFVSAMMVVFFAYLMGFISPFSNARELNVMYNYAGGIEEGSPVRVMGIKVGKVKSITFDPGYRAENGEEVKLRLTITIDKKAWTSVRKDSKFFINLAGVIGEKFLEISPGTMEAGELSSGAYVRGEDPPRIDQLISQGYGLAGKLLELVEKNEGSVSNTIQQIDRLMTNFNKTLALLDKTSKNKEVSRLLDNAIKISDDVAYLTHNLRSKKAEETYDLVHKLLFRLEPLDGPVIKKFFQEEGVRARIF; translated from the coding sequence ATGAAAGTTGAAACCAAGGTTGGTTTGCTGGCATTTGTGTCGGCCATGATGGTCGTTTTTTTCGCATATTTAATGGGCTTTATTTCTCCCTTTTCAAACGCTCGAGAATTAAATGTCATGTACAACTATGCCGGCGGGATTGAAGAGGGTTCTCCGGTACGAGTTATGGGGATTAAAGTAGGCAAAGTGAAATCCATCACTTTTGATCCAGGTTATCGTGCTGAAAACGGTGAAGAGGTCAAACTTCGTCTTACAATCACCATTGATAAAAAAGCCTGGACCAGTGTCCGCAAAGATTCCAAATTTTTCATCAACTTAGCCGGCGTGATCGGGGAAAAGTTTCTGGAAATCTCGCCGGGGACCATGGAAGCTGGGGAATTATCTTCCGGAGCCTATGTTCGCGGGGAAGATCCCCCACGAATTGATCAATTAATATCTCAAGGATATGGTTTGGCCGGAAAACTATTAGAATTGGTAGAGAAAAATGAAGGCTCCGTGTCGAATACAATCCAACAAATAGATCGGTTGATGACAAATTTTAATAAAACGCTGGCTCTTCTGGATAAAACGTCAAAAAATAAAGAAGTGTCTCGATTGTTGGATAACGCCATTAAAATCAGTGATGACGTGGCTTATTTGACACACAATCTGCGATCAAAAAAAGCGGAAGAGACATACGACTTGGTTCATAAGCTGTTGTTCCGCTTAGAGCCACTTGATGGTCCTGTAATTAAAAAGTTTTTCCAAGAAGAGGGTGTAAGAGCCCGTATCTTCTAA
- a CDS encoding RnfABCDGE type electron transport complex subunit D, with translation MMTKKGFIYPSYRDPRLHFLLFAVFFIWFALSTMSFGRTPQQFLFCLVLFSTLEFIFVYLYKHQIAVPTSGMVSSIGAFLLVDTQYPLVMATIAFLTIASKYYIRIDGRHIFNPNNFAIVIIALAMPNMVSPVGGLRWGGELWVGGTIFAMGLLLVWSANRFFVSVSYLATFFTIGMAFKMFAVNRSLYTLLSPGTQLFVFFMISDPKTSPNRLKAQILFGAGIAIIDHCLRLIQFRLATLTALFIATLFYAIINKYTKDKQSTETWVNLTAGKEAST, from the coding sequence ATGATGACAAAAAAAGGTTTCATCTACCCTTCTTACCGTGACCCCCGCTTACATTTCTTGCTGTTTGCGGTTTTCTTTATATGGTTTGCTTTGAGCACCATGTCTTTTGGGCGCACGCCTCAGCAGTTTCTATTCTGCTTGGTGTTGTTTTCGACATTAGAGTTCATCTTTGTTTATCTTTACAAACATCAGATTGCCGTACCTACCAGCGGCATGGTTTCAAGTATTGGAGCTTTTCTACTGGTGGATACACAATATCCCCTGGTTATGGCGACCATTGCTTTTCTAACCATTGCTTCGAAATACTACATCCGCATTGATGGACGTCATATTTTTAATCCCAATAACTTTGCGATAGTTATCATAGCCCTCGCCATGCCAAATATGGTTTCACCGGTCGGCGGCTTGCGATGGGGGGGTGAACTTTGGGTTGGCGGAACTATTTTTGCAATGGGACTTCTTTTAGTTTGGTCGGCCAACAGATTTTTTGTGTCAGTCTCTTATTTAGCCACATTCTTTACGATCGGAATGGCTTTTAAAATGTTCGCGGTGAATAGATCTCTTTACACTTTGCTAAGTCCCGGGACCCAGCTTTTTGTATTTTTCATGATTTCAGATCCGAAAACGTCTCCGAATCGTTTAAAGGCACAAATTCTTTTTGGAGCAGGCATTGCTATTATAGATCATTGTTTAAGGCTGATTCAGTTTAGGCTTGCAACATTAACGGCGCTCTTTATCGCCACCCTCTTTTATGCCATCATTAATAAGTACACTAAAGACAAACAATCCACCGAAACATGGGTGAACTTAACAGCAGGTAAAGAGGCTTCAACATGA
- a CDS encoding CRTAC1 family protein, with protein MRLIPLLLKITFFTLLAGCIVAIFFPVEEYLEGELPPTEVKLVDISDESGLNFTHADELYSLFRHLPHVTHLGRWLESISASVAVVDINNDGLYDVFLTSTQIGSASKFFINQGNNKFVDKAADYNLSSLVTAARGVFFDCDNDKKMEVLITAHTQNKIMKMDKYGKFRDKVVLTFSKDAQLSTAVNVFDFNRDGNLDIIVNGFGHLNVPESLVSARNGSEMRLFEGKGNCEFEDVTEKLNFGRNFFAHAFAVVDLWNRGNKLDLWMATDFNEDHIFEQQDNYEYKDVSYLKSKSQSQSGMAAEAYYENNSPYPSIYVSHVFKTGYVTDGNKIWTWDPKNKMYFNSARDMGVNRCGWAWGGASLDIENDGDPDLLVANGFVSGDSTKNWWFVFQTTMNSARPLVGTPKHWPDMRNLNMSGHEQDCLFINNGKGHYRDYSKALNFDVDKRDGRGIARIDSDNDGLIDLVVANQKQKAYFYHNQSSGNYNWIGFELEATKSQWQALGAKLILTLEDGTVMRKIYYSMNGYAAQHDPRAVFGMGRQKPTSLMIEWPSGNQTTITDLQTNKYQRIVEP; from the coding sequence GTGAGACTTATTCCGTTGCTTTTAAAAATCACCTTCTTCACGCTGTTAGCAGGGTGTATAGTAGCAATCTTCTTCCCGGTCGAAGAATATTTGGAAGGCGAATTACCTCCGACCGAAGTAAAGTTGGTAGATATTAGTGACGAGAGTGGTTTGAATTTCACTCATGCGGATGAACTTTACAGTCTTTTTCGCCATCTTCCTCACGTAACACACTTGGGACGCTGGCTAGAATCCATTTCTGCATCAGTAGCAGTCGTGGATATCAATAACGATGGTTTATATGATGTATTCCTAACGTCCACACAGATCGGCTCGGCTTCCAAGTTCTTTATTAATCAGGGCAACAATAAGTTTGTTGATAAAGCCGCCGACTACAATCTTTCAAGTCTTGTCACTGCAGCTCGTGGAGTCTTTTTTGACTGCGATAACGACAAAAAGATGGAAGTCTTAATTACGGCGCATACTCAGAACAAAATCATGAAAATGGATAAATACGGAAAGTTTCGCGATAAGGTCGTCCTTACATTTAGTAAGGACGCCCAGCTTTCCACCGCCGTAAATGTATTCGACTTTAATCGCGACGGAAATCTTGATATTATCGTCAATGGTTTTGGTCACTTAAATGTTCCCGAAAGCCTTGTTTCTGCCCGCAACGGCAGTGAAATGCGTCTTTTTGAAGGAAAAGGCAATTGTGAGTTTGAAGACGTGACCGAGAAATTAAACTTTGGCCGAAACTTTTTTGCGCACGCTTTTGCGGTCGTCGATTTATGGAACCGTGGCAATAAGTTAGACTTATGGATGGCCACTGATTTTAATGAAGACCACATCTTTGAGCAGCAAGACAACTATGAATACAAAGACGTGTCTTATTTAAAAAGCAAATCTCAATCGCAAAGCGGTATGGCGGCCGAGGCGTATTATGAAAACAATTCGCCGTATCCTTCCATTTATGTGTCACACGTTTTTAAAACTGGCTATGTAACCGACGGAAACAAAATTTGGACCTGGGATCCGAAAAACAAAATGTACTTCAACAGTGCCCGTGACATGGGTGTCAACCGCTGTGGTTGGGCCTGGGGTGGCGCAAGTCTTGATATTGAAAACGATGGCGACCCAGATCTTTTAGTCGCCAACGGTTTCGTTTCTGGTGACAGCACAAAAAACTGGTGGTTCGTTTTCCAAACAACTATGAATTCAGCTCGTCCGTTGGTGGGAACCCCAAAACATTGGCCCGACATGCGTAACTTGAATATGTCTGGTCATGAACAAGACTGTTTATTCATTAACAATGGAAAAGGTCACTATCGCGACTATTCTAAGGCGCTAAACTTTGATGTCGATAAGCGTGACGGTCGAGGAATTGCGCGTATCGATTCTGACAATGACGGTTTGATAGATTTGGTCGTCGCCAATCAAAAGCAAAAAGCTTACTTCTATCACAATCAAAGCTCTGGAAATTACAACTGGATTGGCTTTGAGCTAGAGGCTACAAAAAGCCAATGGCAAGCTTTGGGTGCAAAACTGATTCTGACGTTAGAAGACGGAACAGTGATGCGCAAAATCTATTATTCCATGAATGGTTATGCCGCCCAACACGATCCCCGTGCCGTATTCGGGATGGGACGGCAGAAGCCAACAAGCCTTATGATAGAATGGCCTTCTGGAAATCAAACAACTATAACTGATTTGCAAACCAATAAGTATCAAAGGATTGTCGAGCCATGA
- a CDS encoding PLP-dependent cysteine synthase family protein, with the protein MSHIYNSILETIGDTPMVALQHIGKETKHKFFAKVEYFNPGGSIKDRVAVAMIEEAEKRGDLKPGGTIVEATSGNTGVGLGLVAAVKGYKCIFVMPQKMSDEKRAILKAYGAQVVITPMVEPDHPMSHYSVAKKIAAETPGAFLVNQFHNNDNPTRHYQSTGPEMWNQMDGKIDMLVGGAGTGGTLSGCAKYLKEKNPAVKVFCADPVGSILFDLFYSKKIVDPPGSYMVEGIGEDMLPDNVHLDIYDGFVRVNDQEAFAMTRRLVAEEGLLVGPSSGAALVGAMKAAEKFDKPMNIVVILPDSGRQYLSKAFNDQWMVDNKLLKADDVKNAFNRVITAEEAIQNLSKNRN; encoded by the coding sequence ATGTCCCACATTTATAATTCGATCCTAGAAACCATCGGCGACACCCCGATGGTCGCGTTGCAACACATTGGCAAAGAAACTAAACATAAATTCTTCGCAAAAGTGGAATATTTTAATCCAGGGGGAAGCATTAAGGATCGCGTGGCTGTTGCGATGATCGAAGAGGCCGAAAAACGCGGTGATTTGAAGCCGGGCGGCACGATTGTTGAGGCAACCTCGGGCAATACAGGTGTTGGCTTAGGGTTGGTGGCTGCGGTCAAAGGATACAAGTGTATTTTCGTGATGCCGCAAAAAATGAGCGATGAAAAAAGAGCTATTTTAAAAGCTTACGGGGCCCAAGTTGTTATCACGCCGATGGTGGAGCCGGATCATCCTATGAGTCATTATTCCGTCGCTAAAAAAATTGCGGCGGAAACTCCGGGCGCTTTTTTAGTCAATCAATTCCATAATAATGACAACCCCACGCGCCATTATCAATCAACTGGACCAGAGATGTGGAACCAGATGGACGGAAAAATCGACATGCTTGTCGGTGGTGCCGGAACGGGGGGAACTCTTTCTGGATGCGCTAAGTATTTAAAAGAAAAAAACCCAGCGGTAAAAGTATTCTGTGCAGACCCTGTCGGCAGCATTCTTTTTGACCTTTTCTATAGTAAAAAAATCGTAGATCCACCGGGATCGTATATGGTGGAAGGCATCGGCGAAGACATGCTTCCGGATAACGTCCATCTTGATATTTATGATGGCTTTGTCCGCGTTAATGACCAAGAGGCTTTTGCGATGACTCGTCGGTTGGTAGCAGAAGAAGGTCTTTTAGTAGGTCCTTCAAGTGGAGCTGCTTTAGTAGGAGCGATGAAGGCGGCAGAAAAGTTCGATAAACCGATGAATATTGTCGTGATTCTTCCCGACAGCGGTCGTCAGTATTTAAGCAAAGCCTTTAATGATCAATGGATGGTCGACAACAAACTTCTTAAGGCGGATGACGTTAAAAATGCCTTCAATCGGGTAATCACTGCGGAAGAAGCCATCCAAAACCTTTCGAAAAATAGGAATTGA